From the Jilunia laotingensis genome, the window TTATAAGCTTACTGAAAAGGGGGAGATATTTCTTGGAGAGTTAGAATCCTCTTGGAAGGAACTGAATGAAACAGTAAATCATATTGCTAACAGATAATCCTATTAAAAAAGATATAACAATGAAAAAAACATTGACAGTAAATTTAGGTGGAACCGTGTTTCACATTGATGAGGATGCTTACCGGTTACTTGATAATTATTTGTGTAATCTCAAACTCCATTTCCGTAGCCAGAAAGGAGCAGAAGAAATTGTAGATGATATTGAAAACCGGATATCCGAATTGTTTCTAGAGAAAATAAATGCAGGATCGCAGGTAATTACACTTACGGATGTGGAAGAAATAATTACCCGTGTTGGAAAACCTGAAGATTTTGGTACTGAAACCGAAGATGAAGAGGAGAAAGTAGATTCCACTAATTCAGGAAACGCTAAAACTTCTTATACATATACTAGTCACCGACGTTTATATCGTAATCCGGATGATAAAATATTGGGTGGTGTACTAAGTGGTTTAGCTGTATATTGGGGGTGGGATACGACTGTATTACGTCTGATTGCAGTGTTTTTGTTAGTTTTTGGATATGGAACATTGATCCCCATATACATCATATGTTGGCTTGTGATTCCTGAAGCACGGACTGCCGCAGAGAAATTAAATATGCGGGGTGAAGATATTACGATTGAGAACATTGGAAAGACTGTAACGGATGGATTTGAGAAAGTGGCAAATGGAGTCAACAATTATATGAATTCAGATAAACCTCGTACTTTTATCCAAAAATTGGGAGACGCATTTGTTTCTGTGATAGGATTTTTCTTGAAAGCCTGTTTGGTGGTACTTGCGATTATTTTTAGTCCTGTGTTGTTCGTATTTGCCATTCTGTTTATTGCATTGGTGATTGCAACCATAGCGATTGCCATAGGTGGGGGAGCGTTGCTTTATGAGATGTTACCTTTAGTCGATTGGACACCATTAGCTTCCGTGTCACCATTGATGACTGTGGTAGGCAGTCTGGGCGGTGTAGTCATGGTAGGAATTCCTTTGGCAGCCATTATATACACGATTCTTCGGCAGATATTCCATTGGTCACCGATGGCTACGGGATTGAAGTGGTCATTGTTTATTCTTTGGTTGTTAGGAGTGGCTTTGTTTCTTATTAATCTTTCCGCTTTAGGCTGGCAGTTACCATTGTATGGCATTCATACGATGGTGTGAGATCTATATCGGAATCTGCCATAACGGGGAGTAGATTTATTTATAAATATTATTTTTAGTTGTTTTCACGAAATGTGTTCCGGTTTGTGTGTCCGGGGCACATTTTTTGTTCTATATTTGTGTGTGATATATTTATTAAGGTATAAGAGAAAAGTATGGGTGAACATATATGTTTCAGGAGAAACGAGCGTCTGGCTACAATAAATCCTTATTGGAGGGGGAATCCGACAGTAAAAGGACGTTTTTTTAATAGACAGCACCGTTTTCGCCCTGGTATGGGTAGTGTGCTGAAATGGCGTTTTTCTCCAAATCCACAACGGAAGGAAAAGCGGACTGTAAAATGGAATCCGAAAGTAAATTATCTCTGTTCGTTGGAAGGAGTAGTGGGGAATTCATTGATATGGCTCGGGCATAATACTTTTTTTCTGCAATTAGCCGGCAAGCGGATTATGTTCGATCCGGTGTTTGGTAACATTCCTTTTGTTAAACGGAAAAGCGACTTTCCTGCTAATCCTGATATTTTCACTGGAATTGATTATTTATTAATCAGTCATGACCATTTTGACCATCTGAATCGGCAAAGCATTGCCCGTTTATTGAAAAATAATCCTCAAATGAAATTATTTTGCGGTCTTGGTACAGGAGAATTGATTAAAAGCTGGTTTCCGAAAATTGAAGCTATAGAGGCTGCATGGTATCAACAGATAGAAGATGAAGGTTTGAAAATAACTTTCCTACCGGCTCAACATTGGAGCAAACGTTCGGTGAATGATGGTGGACAACGCTTGTGGGGTGCTTTTATGATACAAGGTGATGGAATAACTTTGTATTATAGTGGAGACACCGGTTATTCAAAACATTTTTCTGAAATAAAAGATTATTTTGGCACACCCGATTATGCTTTGTTAGGAATAGGTGCTTATAAACCTAGGTGGTTCATGCGTCCTAATCATATTTCTCCTTATGAGGCTTTGACCGCTTCAGAGGAAATGCAAGCTAAACTGACAATACCTATGCATTATGGTACTTTTGATTTATCGGATGAACCGCTTCATGATCCTCCAAAAGTATTTGAATCCGAAGCAAAGAAACGTAAGATAAATATAGCTATTCCGGCTTTAGGAGAAATTGTGAAATTGAACAGGCAATAAGATATAAAAAATAGAGATAGTATGAAGAGATTGGAAATAAAAGAGCTTTCTGAGAATTTTTTTGAAGCAATCGGAAAGGAGTGGATGTTGGTAACAGCGGGTACAAAAGATGGCTTCAATACCATGACAGCCAGTTGGGGAGGCATCGGGTGGCTTTGGAACAAACCTGTTGCTTTCATATTTATCCGGCCTGAACGTTTTACATATGAATTTGTCGAAAAGAGTGACTTTTTGACACTATCCTTTTTGGGGGAGGAAAATAAAAAGATTCATGCCGTTTGCGGATCAAAATCGGGTAGGGAAGTGGATAAAGTGAAAGAAACCGGGTTGAAACCTTTGTTTACAGATCAAGGAAATGTTCTTTTCGAACAGGCTAGATTGAGTCTGGAGTGTAAGAAGCTTTATGCGAATACGATTAAGGAAAGTTGTTTTCTGGACAAAAAATTGATAGAAAAATGGTACGGAGGAGCGCATGGAGGGTTTCATAAAATGTATGTGGCAGAGATCGTCAATATATGGGCAAATTGAGTAACTTCTATCATATGGTATAATTTTAAATATCGTATAAATAAAGAGGCCGTTTCACTTCACACATGAATATGAAACGGCCTCTTTTATAATCGGTTAATAGCTCTTTAATTAAAAATAACTACAAAACTGTGGGTTAGGTTCTCACCATCAATCTTAACAATGAGTTGCTTTTCACTATGTCCCATTGGCAACAATATATTGTCATCGGTATTCACTTTGTAAGTATTCAATAGCTGTCCATCCATGCTGAATATTTGCAATCGTTGAATCAGTATATGTTCTGGGTTGATTACATTCAAAATCTTGTTAGAAGTAAATACTTTTAAACTATTGTAATTGCTCGTTTCTATACTTGAAAGCAAAGTTGTAAATTGATCTTGTGCGGCC encodes:
- a CDS encoding PspC domain-containing protein: MKKTLTVNLGGTVFHIDEDAYRLLDNYLCNLKLHFRSQKGAEEIVDDIENRISELFLEKINAGSQVITLTDVEEIITRVGKPEDFGTETEDEEEKVDSTNSGNAKTSYTYTSHRRLYRNPDDKILGGVLSGLAVYWGWDTTVLRLIAVFLLVFGYGTLIPIYIICWLVIPEARTAAEKLNMRGEDITIENIGKTVTDGFEKVANGVNNYMNSDKPRTFIQKLGDAFVSVIGFFLKACLVVLAIIFSPVLFVFAILFIALVIATIAIAIGGGALLYEMLPLVDWTPLASVSPLMTVVGSLGGVVMVGIPLAAIIYTILRQIFHWSPMATGLKWSLFILWLLGVALFLINLSALGWQLPLYGIHTMV
- a CDS encoding MBL fold metallo-hydrolase, giving the protein MGEHICFRRNERLATINPYWRGNPTVKGRFFNRQHRFRPGMGSVLKWRFSPNPQRKEKRTVKWNPKVNYLCSLEGVVGNSLIWLGHNTFFLQLAGKRIMFDPVFGNIPFVKRKSDFPANPDIFTGIDYLLISHDHFDHLNRQSIARLLKNNPQMKLFCGLGTGELIKSWFPKIEAIEAAWYQQIEDEGLKITFLPAQHWSKRSVNDGGQRLWGAFMIQGDGITLYYSGDTGYSKHFSEIKDYFGTPDYALLGIGAYKPRWFMRPNHISPYEALTASEEMQAKLTIPMHYGTFDLSDEPLHDPPKVFESEAKKRKINIAIPALGEIVKLNRQ
- a CDS encoding flavin reductase family protein, producing MKRLEIKELSENFFEAIGKEWMLVTAGTKDGFNTMTASWGGIGWLWNKPVAFIFIRPERFTYEFVEKSDFLTLSFLGEENKKIHAVCGSKSGREVDKVKETGLKPLFTDQGNVLFEQARLSLECKKLYANTIKESCFLDKKLIEKWYGGAHGGFHKMYVAEIVNIWAN